A stretch of the Ferrimicrobium sp. genome encodes the following:
- a CDS encoding helix-turn-helix domain-containing protein translates to MDDLGRRIRTARVGAGLSQAQLARRAGTSQPAVNRYEKGRKVPSEETAERLLMACRADIRPSELLANNRERVRSLARAHGAERVLVFGSVARGEDNADSDLDLLVEIPTDRIRLFELFTLGHEISEILGIKVDIGTPEMLRPSIRERVLAEARPL, encoded by the coding sequence ATGGATGATCTGGGTAGACGGATTCGGACGGCGCGGGTGGGAGCTGGTTTATCACAAGCGCAGCTTGCTCGTCGGGCCGGTACGTCCCAGCCAGCGGTCAATCGCTATGAGAAAGGTCGGAAAGTTCCCTCCGAGGAGACTGCGGAGCGCCTGTTGATGGCTTGCCGTGCCGACATTCGTCCGAGCGAACTCTTGGCGAACAACCGGGAACGCGTGCGAAGTTTGGCGAGAGCGCATGGCGCAGAGCGTGTACTTGTATTCGGGTCGGTCGCACGAGGTGAAGATAACGCTGATTCAGACCTCGATTTACTTGTCGAGATCCCTACGGATCGCATTCGCCTGTTTGAGCTCTTCACCCTTGGGCACGAGATTAGCGAAATTCTTGGCATCAAGGTCGACATCGGCACACCTGAGATGTTGAGGCCAAGCATCCGAGAGCGAGTGTTGGCTGAAGCTCGACCACTGTGA